CAATGCCATGTCCTCGTACAATCGCATTGATCTGGATGGAAACGGCTCCAAGACGCTTACTGTTACAGGCGCAGGGACTCTGGCCTTTAGTAATGTGGCCAGCACTGTAACTTCTGTTGATGCCTCTGACAGTAAAGGTACTGTAACTGGTGATCTTACCGGTATAACCAGCTCCAAGCTTGCATCCATTGAGGGCGGAAGTGGTGACAACAGCTTTACGGTTAATGTGAGCGGTCTTTCCGCCACAGCGGCCATATCCGGCGGCGAAGGCAGTAATGCTTTGCGGATCAATGCCGATAATACCACTTCCCGTGCCCTTAGTCTGGATATGCAGGAGGTTGGAAAGCTTACTGTGGCGCAGTCTGGTGCCCTTGCGGGCAGGCTCACCATTGACGGCACCAAGATTCAGGATCTGGAAACATTTGTATATGCAAGGGTAACAGGGCCGGTTGTTCTGGCCAACATGCAGACAGAGGACCTGACTGTGGCGCTGGCCAGTGGTTCAGCAAGTACCCTGACCTACGATGGGTACGGTAATCTTGCCGTTGCCACCGTAGCAGGCAAGGTAGATTTTGTGGACTGCAAAGGTGATTTGCAGGCAAATGTTGGTAACGCTACTTCCTCCAGTGCCAATGTCGTAGCGGTTAATGCCTCCAATGTTACATTCATGGTATCTGAAAACAGCACTTATACTGGTGAGATGACTGCTGCCGAAGCAGAGCTGGTTACCCTTGTTGTAAAATCTGCTAAGCAAAATGCGGAAGATACCACTGAAGGTGCTGAGCTTACTGAATTTAATGGTACGCTTACCGCAGCTAAGGCAACGCAGGTGAATGTTCTGGCAGAAGGAGCAATGGGAGCTGCTGCAACATTGAATGTGGATGCAGCCGAAACCCTGAATCTTACCCTCGGTGAAGGTGCTCTTACACTCAACGCTAAAGAAGCCAACCAGATTGATATTACGGCAAGTGAAGACTTTACTCTTACTTCTGCAGACCTGAATAAAGTACAGGTTCTCAATATCACAACGGCAGAAGAGTTTACAGTTGATGCGAGTCTCAATGCACTGTCCCAGTCTGAAATAAGAGGCAATGGCGCAGTTGAATTTGATCAGGCTGTCGGCTCAAAGGCAGAAAACATTGAAATTAATGCCCGTGAGCTGAAGGGTGACTTTATCGTTGAGCTTGCTGATCAGGATGTAACGGGTGTTGCTCAGGGTACGGCCGAGATCATCGGCTCCAACATCGGTACCAATGAAATTACTGTCGGTGAAGGTAGAGATGTAACGGTTGTGGGTGGTATTCAGGATGACGTGATTTGGGTAAAAGCCAATGGCGAGCATACGCTGACGGGTGGTTTGGGTGCAGATATCTTTAACTTGACTGATAGCGCAGCTACTTCGGCAACAACAGCAGGAGTGACGGATGCAGTATCATTCACTGCAGAAACGATAGCTTCTGATGCCGAAGCAAGTGATACGCCTGCAGAAGTGATGACTATAACGCTAAATGGTGTAGAAATCACCGTTGAATTAAGAGCTGCTGCTCCCTCAGGTACTGTAGCCTCAGAACTTACTGCCGATGACGTTGGTGGTGCCATTGCAACTGCTATTTCAGAAGCAGTTGCTGCAACGGATGCAACAACAAATGAGTTGGTAAATCCTGAACTGCAGGGTATCACTGTCGGCAATACAAGTGGAGTTGTCACCATAACCCTTGCAGCCTCAACGGAACAAGCAGGATCGGGCCTAGTGATTGATGGTGCTGATCTTGCTTATATTGCGGCAACAGACCCTGTTTCTGAAACTTGGGATAATTACGAAGCTCAGCAGGAATACCTTGATGCAGGAACCAGTATCACAGGCAAAGTTACCATCACGGACTTCAGCCTGACCGGTGGTGATCAGTTGGCATTAGATGGAACTTATACTCTTGTTGAAGCGGACGCCTCAGGAACCCCTGGCAGTCTCGAGCTTGCCCTTGCTGGCACCAGCTGGGCTGCTGTAGAAGCAGCTGCTTTTGCAAGCACTGGTAACTCCGTGTTCGAATTTGGTGGCAATACCTATGTTACCAATGCCGATGCGACAGCAGGATTCGATGCTGATGATGATCTCCTTGTTGAGCTGACTGGTGTTACCAATGTTGAATCCGTATTTGATCTGGGTTTACAAGCAGCCTAAATAATTAGTATCGTATCATTTTTGTCTAACTTAGAAATCCCCACCTTCGGGTGGGGATTTTTTCATATATGCCCTCCCGGTGTGGAAATCTATGAAACGAAGAAAGCGAATCGCTATACCAGCTTCTAAGGGTTTTATTCGTCATCTTGAAGAAGCTCAGCGTCTTCATGTCAAAGGCAATTATGAAAAGGCTCTGCAAAGCTATCATAAGTTGTTACGACTTCGACCAGATCATGCTGTTGTTTTAGGCAATATCGGTGCCATATATCTTGCCCGAGAGCAGTTTGATCAGGCATATCGGTATATTAGCAAAGCTCTGGAAGCAGCCCCTGATTTTAAAGATGCTCTGAATAATCTGCTTTTGATCCATTTACATTATAAAGACTATGGGAAGGCTGAACAGGTTGGAGAGTACCTGGTTTCGTTGGATGCCTCCAACCCTTTGTATGTAATCCGTCTTTATATGGCATATATGAGTAGGGATGCCCGCAGACCGATGTTTGAGCTGCTGCAGTCCTATTACAACGCTTGCCTTGAAAAGAATGAGGAAATGACTCCCCAGCTGGAGTCTTATTTTTTTGATTTGCTTTTTGAATTTGAAGAATATGAAAAGCTGGAAGAAATTCTTCTTGCAAAAGATGAAAATCAGGCAAATTCCGCTAACCCGGATATTAATATTTATCTGCGTTTGTCCCGTCTTTACCGGGAGCAGATTAATTTCCAAAAATCACAAGCCTGGCTTGATTTAATACCGGAAAATTTGCGAGATGGATTTGGGTACCACACAGAAATACTTAAAACCTACGGCAAAGCCGGTGAAGATCAAACCGCCATTCCTAGTGGTCAATGGCTTTTGGAGTTTAAGGACAGAAGCGGCCATGAAAGTGCGGATCTGAACTGGGTGCAGGAAGTAACGGCGGGCTGGGGAGATCGCACTCTTCCAGAATTCAATAGTGACAAGCCTGAGCGTAATATTATTGCCTTCAGCTTATTTGGTGATAATGAAAAATATACCCTTGCAGCCGTTGCCAATGCACAGCTTGCCAGAAGAATATATCCGGGCTGGACAGCTCGTTTTTACTGCGGCAGCAGCGTTCCGGATGAAATTCTTGATGCTTTGCGTAAAGAGGGTGCTCAGGTAAAGCTGATGGATGAATCCAGAGGGCGTTATACTGGCCTTTTCTGGCGATTTTATGCTGCAAATGATCCTGATGTTGATTATTTTATTTGTCGTGATTGCGATGCCTTGCTAAACGACAAGGAATATCTGGCCGTTCAGGAGTGGCTGGATTCGGGTAAGCCTTTCCATCTTATGCGGGATCATGTTCAGCACGCAGAAATTATGTTGGCAGGTCTCTGGGGTGGCGTATCAGGCTGGTTGCCGGATCTGGAAAAGCTTGTTGAAGATTACTACCGCCCTGGAATGAGCCGCTGGGCGGATCAACAGTTTCAACAGAGGTATATATGGCCCTTGATCAAGCCCTATACCCTGACCCATGACACCTTCTACGATGTTGGTTATGATACCCGGCCATTTCCTGAAGGGCATACCCTCCCCAAGGAGTGGCATGTCGGTGGCTATGTACCCCTGAAAGTAGCCAGAAATTTTAAGGCTACTAAAAAACGTGAACATATTAAAAAAATACAAGATTTTTGCTTTTGTAGTAATTCTGATTCAGTAATGGAAATGGAACCGGGGGCAGATATTGAGAATGTAACTCAAGCCATGAACTATTTGCGCACTGAGGCAACAGGGCTTAAGCTGGGGAAGTTGCAGTTGTTGGTTGAAAATTTGAGACATCGCTTTGATAATTCAGAATTGTTGAATATGATGGGGGTTATTATGATGAGAAGGGCTTTGCCTGAAAATGCTTTGAGTTTGTTTGAGCAAGCTGTATTGAAAAAGCCCGATGAGCCAAAGTATATTTTTAATTCCTGTCTGGCTGCAATTAAATTATCAAGATACCAGGCTGCCTCCAGTTACATCGAGCTGTTTTCTGAAAAGTTTGATCTTTATGATGACCTTCAAAAGCTTAAAACAAAGTTGAAGAAGATAGACAAAAACAAATCGTTTCAATCAATTTATGAGGTCATTTAATGCATGACATTAAGGTTTTATCTGAGACCCAGCGCATGGTAAAAGGACGGCACGGATATTTTGTGTATAATTTACATGACCATTATATCGGAAAGTCCCTTGAGCTTTATGGAGAGTATTGTGAGCATGAGGTTTCATTATTTTCTAAATTGATTGAGCCAGGTAGCTGCGTGTGGGATGTAGGAGCTAATATTGGCGCTTTGACAGTGCCCTTGGCGCATCTTGTTGGCGAGTCAGGCAGAATTGTTGCTTTTGAGCCTCAACCAGTTATCTTTAACAATCTAGCTGCTAATGTGAGTATAAATGGTCTTAACAATGTGCGTTGCCTTCCCTTTGCCTTGGCAGATCGATCACAAGAATTAGTTGTTAAGGTTCAAAATTACCATGCTCCGGGCAACTTTGGTGCTGTTTCCTTGGTTAATAGTAAAAAGTCATTACCTGACGCAGATGCTGTAAGGGTGGAAGCAAAAAGCTTGAGTGATTTGAATTACCTTCCAAAGCCTGCGTTTATAAAAATTGATGTTGAAGGTATGGAAGCGGCAGTTATTTCAGGTTTGCGCAAGCTTATATCCGTGACTCCTCCTCTTCTTTATGTTGAAAACGACCGTGTCGAATATTCTGCTGAATTGATAGAGTTGTTATGGGAGCTTGGTTATTCTTTGTATTGGCATATTACGCCCTATTATAATGATAAGAATTATTTTGGTATAAAATATAATTTGTGGCCCGGAATTTCTTCTTTTAATATGATATGTGTTCATTCCACACACAGCCATATTAACATTAATGCAGAAAAAATAAGTGATAGTAAAAAACACCCTTTGCAAAAAAAAATCTGATTCGTTGTAAAGAAAAATAGGGAGAATATATAGTGACACAAAATCTTGAGGCCATTAGCGTATCTAAGCACGGGGAATATGTATGGATACGATCGCATAATTACCACTATGCAAAAAGGTTTATGTATTTTCCCCTTGTTGGTGCGGAGTTTGCCAAGGCTTGTTTAAGTTTTCCTGTTCTTTTTATGCGTGATGATTCAGAGCAGCTATTCCCTGTTGCCTTGCTGGGCCTGAAAGAAGATAATAATCTTTTTGTAAACCCTCAGGGACAGTGGGTGGGTGACTATATACCCGCTCAGCTTCGTACTTATCCTTTTCGCATAGCCCGTACTGCTTCAGACGATAAAATGGTGCTGTGTTTTGACCCGGACAGTGCGTTGGTTATGCCGGAAAAACTGGCAAGGGGTGAAAAATATTCCCGTATATTTGATCAAGAGGGCAACCTTTCACCGGATATGAAAAACCTGCTGCATTTTTATGAGCAGACGGATCACAACAGACGGGTCACATATGCTGCCTGTAAGGTACTGTCCGAGATGAATCTCTTTATGGAGTGGGATTTAAAGGTCCAGGATAAGGCAAACGGTGTACCGATTGTGATTAAGGGGTTTTATCGTATTGATGAAGCTGCGCTGGAAGCTTTACCTCTTGAGCAGTTGGCGGATCTGAAAAACAGGGGGATTCTGACATTTATTTACAGCCATTTGATTTCAACCAATCTGATAGAGCGTCTGGAAAAAATGTTGGAGCATCAGGGACGGCAGGAAGCTGCAGCTCAGCAGGTTGAAGATGTGGATCTGGATGTCTTGTTTGGTGAAGATGATGATATGCTGAAATTTTAGCAATAAGGATTAAGCCCTTCAGGCAAAAGAAACCATGAACAGATACCATTGCAGTGAATTTCCCCGGTTTGAGAACATGCGACAGGACACAGAGCTGAAACAAAGTCTTCTGTCAGAGGCCTCTTGGGATGCGGAAAAATTTGTGGATCTGGCCTCCGTCCTTCTGCTTGCTGCCATACAAAACACTTATGCTTCAAGGCATCAGGCAG
The sequence above is a segment of the Desulfobotulus mexicanus genome. Coding sequences within it:
- a CDS encoding DUF4214 domain-containing protein, which codes for MALTQTQVSQLYVALFGRASEGAGNKFWQGAEDMQSAAQGMVETDAAEEFYGDKYDDDAAFVEMLYLNTMNKAPDAEGLDHWVASLEGGASRGEVAAEFIAAIEDNKEIDPVGYATFNNRVAVSDYTADKVPGEDLKVSELDEFVGYVSEVTDDESTVAAAKEKVDADVPDPGVPGETITLTTGKDIVGPDAEEGFKTTENNDTIKGVVDNLATKRTLDATDQIDGGEGNNTLQVTMNANFNGFSGGDDGGFMKNVGTVELTNSTKFERSFNAKNVEDVETYKLDATEGAVKLTNLAEAGITVEVTGQAQAKGTGDSNLNIGFDAKAVAGQNDALTLGLNGVGRLGDLCDNTDNPRSVVLKTNGIEHLTLNAMSSYNRIDLDGNGSKTLTVTGAGTLAFSNVASTVTSVDASDSKGTVTGDLTGITSSKLASIEGGSGDNSFTVNVSGLSATAAISGGEGSNALRINADNTTSRALSLDMQEVGKLTVAQSGALAGRLTIDGTKIQDLETFVYARVTGPVVLANMQTEDLTVALASGSASTLTYDGYGNLAVATVAGKVDFVDCKGDLQANVGNATSSSANVVAVNASNVTFMVSENSTYTGEMTAAEAELVTLVVKSAKQNAEDTTEGAELTEFNGTLTAAKATQVNVLAEGAMGAAATLNVDAAETLNLTLGEGALTLNAKEANQIDITASEDFTLTSADLNKVQVLNITTAEEFTVDASLNALSQSEIRGNGAVEFDQAVGSKAENIEINARELKGDFIVELADQDVTGVAQGTAEIIGSNIGTNEITVGEGRDVTVVGGIQDDVIWVKANGEHTLTGGLGADIFNLTDSAATSATTAGVTDAVSFTAETIASDAEASDTPAEVMTITLNGVEITVELRAAAPSGTVASELTADDVGGAIATAISEAVAATDATTNELVNPELQGITVGNTSGVVTITLAASTEQAGSGLVIDGADLAYIAATDPVSETWDNYEAQQEYLDAGTSITGKVTITDFSLTGGDQLALDGTYTLVEADASGTPGSLELALAGTSWAAVEAAAFASTGNSVFEFGGNTYVTNADATAGFDADDDLLVELTGVTNVESVFDLGLQAA
- a CDS encoding tetratricopeptide repeat protein, translating into MKRRKRIAIPASKGFIRHLEEAQRLHVKGNYEKALQSYHKLLRLRPDHAVVLGNIGAIYLAREQFDQAYRYISKALEAAPDFKDALNNLLLIHLHYKDYGKAEQVGEYLVSLDASNPLYVIRLYMAYMSRDARRPMFELLQSYYNACLEKNEEMTPQLESYFFDLLFEFEEYEKLEEILLAKDENQANSANPDINIYLRLSRLYREQINFQKSQAWLDLIPENLRDGFGYHTEILKTYGKAGEDQTAIPSGQWLLEFKDRSGHESADLNWVQEVTAGWGDRTLPEFNSDKPERNIIAFSLFGDNEKYTLAAVANAQLARRIYPGWTARFYCGSSVPDEILDALRKEGAQVKLMDESRGRYTGLFWRFYAANDPDVDYFICRDCDALLNDKEYLAVQEWLDSGKPFHLMRDHVQHAEIMLAGLWGGVSGWLPDLEKLVEDYYRPGMSRWADQQFQQRYIWPLIKPYTLTHDTFYDVGYDTRPFPEGHTLPKEWHVGGYVPLKVARNFKATKKREHIKKIQDFCFCSNSDSVMEMEPGADIENVTQAMNYLRTEATGLKLGKLQLLVENLRHRFDNSELLNMMGVIMMRRALPENALSLFEQAVLKKPDEPKYIFNSCLAAIKLSRYQAASSYIELFSEKFDLYDDLQKLKTKLKKIDKNKSFQSIYEVI
- a CDS encoding FkbM family methyltransferase — encoded protein: MHDIKVLSETQRMVKGRHGYFVYNLHDHYIGKSLELYGEYCEHEVSLFSKLIEPGSCVWDVGANIGALTVPLAHLVGESGRIVAFEPQPVIFNNLAANVSINGLNNVRCLPFALADRSQELVVKVQNYHAPGNFGAVSLVNSKKSLPDADAVRVEAKSLSDLNYLPKPAFIKIDVEGMEAAVISGLRKLISVTPPLLYVENDRVEYSAELIELLWELGYSLYWHITPYYNDKNYFGIKYNLWPGISSFNMICVHSTHSHININAEKISDSKKHPLQKKI
- a CDS encoding SapC family protein, yielding MTQNLEAISVSKHGEYVWIRSHNYHYAKRFMYFPLVGAEFAKACLSFPVLFMRDDSEQLFPVALLGLKEDNNLFVNPQGQWVGDYIPAQLRTYPFRIARTASDDKMVLCFDPDSALVMPEKLARGEKYSRIFDQEGNLSPDMKNLLHFYEQTDHNRRVTYAACKVLSEMNLFMEWDLKVQDKANGVPIVIKGFYRIDEAALEALPLEQLADLKNRGILTFIYSHLISTNLIERLEKMLEHQGRQEAAAQQVEDVDLDVLFGEDDDMLKF